Proteins co-encoded in one Geitlerinema sp. PCC 9228 genomic window:
- a CDS encoding amidase has translation MSEIDFAFQPALEQAKRIRQKELSPLELLDFYLERIERYDSRVGSYFTVMPELARRDAQAKTEQLAATNDPASLPPFFGVPLPIKDLNAVAQMPCSAGVAALRDQIPEYEDGMVTKLRQAGFVLLGKTATSQLGSMPYTEPNGFPPTRNPWHLEHTPGGSSGGAAAAVAAGLSPVAQGSDGGGSIRIPSACCGLLGIKPSRGRISSAPVGDRLHGMATDGPIARTVADAAAMLDAMSGYIWGDPYWLGQPNPSFWEATHQATGSLRIAYATSMPGLPPASDIAKQAVLDTTQRLCELGHEATEACPDFQGLVEPFTTIFAAAVSSAGMAKSALEPINRMLAEKGEQISAGEYLQSIRQLQILARQIVGFFQDVDVLVLPVLLHPPIRVGEWSQLPLEEILDRITRWIAPCPPFNATGQPAIALPAGFDGNGLPVSVQLVGKPAAEATLIAVASQLEAAYPWYQYYPEAFAG, from the coding sequence ATGTCAGAGATCGATTTCGCATTTCAACCAGCTTTAGAACAAGCCAAACGCATCCGGCAGAAAGAACTTTCTCCCCTGGAACTTCTGGATTTTTATTTAGAAAGAATTGAACGATACGACAGCAGGGTGGGTAGCTATTTTACAGTCATGCCAGAACTAGCACGTCGGGATGCCCAAGCCAAAACCGAACAACTGGCAGCCACCAACGACCCAGCTTCCCTGCCACCTTTTTTCGGGGTTCCTCTACCCATTAAAGATTTAAATGCCGTCGCGCAAATGCCCTGTTCCGCTGGTGTGGCAGCTTTGCGCGACCAGATACCTGAGTACGAAGATGGCATGGTGACTAAACTCCGGCAAGCGGGTTTTGTTTTGCTGGGGAAAACCGCTACTTCCCAACTGGGTTCAATGCCTTATACGGAACCCAATGGCTTTCCCCCTACACGCAATCCTTGGCATTTAGAGCATACCCCAGGTGGTTCCAGCGGTGGTGCAGCAGCGGCGGTGGCAGCGGGATTGTCGCCGGTGGCACAAGGGTCCGACGGGGGAGGTTCTATCCGCATTCCCTCGGCTTGTTGCGGTTTGCTGGGGATTAAACCTTCTCGCGGTCGGATTTCTTCGGCACCAGTGGGCGATCGCTTGCACGGTATGGCGACGGATGGTCCCATTGCCCGTACGGTGGCGGATGCGGCAGCAATGTTGGATGCCATGTCGGGATATATTTGGGGAGACCCCTACTGGTTGGGCCAACCCAATCCTTCTTTTTGGGAAGCAACCCACCAAGCCACCGGTTCTCTGCGAATTGCCTACGCTACGTCGATGCCGGGATTGCCACCTGCCAGCGACATCGCCAAACAAGCGGTTTTGGATACGACACAACGCCTGTGCGAACTCGGTCACGAAGCTACGGAAGCCTGTCCGGATTTTCAAGGGTTGGTGGAACCGTTTACTACCATTTTTGCCGCTGCTGTGTCTTCTGCTGGGATGGCCAAGTCGGCGTTGGAACCCATTAACCGCATGTTGGCTGAAAAAGGCGAGCAAATTTCCGCCGGCGAGTATTTGCAATCTATTCGCCAGTTACAAATTCTGGCACGGCAGATTGTGGGGTTTTTCCAAGATGTGGATGTGTTGGTGTTGCCCGTGCTGTTGCATCCCCCCATTCGCGTTGGCGAGTGGTCGCAGTTGCCTTTGGAAGAAATTTTGGATCGGATTACTCGTTGGATTGCCCCCTGTCCGCCTTTTAATGCTACCGGACAACCCGCGATCGCGCTGCCTGCCGGATTTGATGGCAATGGCTTGCCGGTGAGCGTGCAGTTGGTGGGCAAACCAGCCGCAGAAGCAACGTTAATTGCGGTGGCTTCCCAGCTCGAAGCTGCCTATCCCTGGTACCAGTACTATCCGGAGGCGTTTGCGGGGTGA
- a CDS encoding Crp/Fnr family transcriptional regulator, with protein MPTIFESILETKRCDSHSETLRDRIGERRLLFYEKGQAIETKIHGIWQVCKGYVQVSTLYPSGEEGLVGWVGPSMCFGSWLTSLQTYQAKAQSDVYLTWYPMAEIESSPTLAQQLLPQMNRRLRQVEALLAIAGQRRVEARLQQLLQLLKQEMGETTPQGTRIGIRLTHQEIANAISTSRVTITRLLSKFQNQGILSFDAQRHIILKKHLPIALEEGSLLKPSQVPQVH; from the coding sequence ATGCCAACCATTTTCGAGAGCATTTTAGAAACCAAGCGCTGCGATTCTCATTCTGAGACGCTTCGCGATCGCATAGGGGAGCGTCGCCTGCTTTTTTACGAGAAAGGGCAAGCGATTGAAACCAAAATCCACGGTATCTGGCAGGTATGCAAGGGGTACGTGCAGGTAAGCACTCTCTATCCAAGTGGGGAAGAAGGCTTGGTAGGTTGGGTAGGTCCATCCATGTGTTTTGGGTCTTGGTTGACTTCACTGCAAACCTATCAAGCGAAAGCGCAATCGGACGTTTATCTAACCTGGTATCCCATGGCCGAGATCGAATCCTCGCCAACGCTGGCACAGCAGCTACTACCGCAAATGAACCGGCGGTTGCGCCAAGTGGAAGCATTGCTGGCGATCGCGGGGCAGCGTCGAGTGGAAGCGCGACTGCAACAGCTTTTGCAACTGCTCAAACAAGAAATGGGAGAAACCACTCCCCAAGGAACCCGCATTGGCATTCGCCTAACCCACCAAGAAATCGCCAACGCCATCAGTACGAGCCGCGTGACCATTACCCGTTTGTTAAGCAAATTTCAGAACCAAGGCATTCTCAGCTTCGACGCCCAACGGCACATTATTTTGAAAAAGCATCTACCTATCGCCCTTGAGGAAGGGTCCCTGCTTAAACCCAGTCAAGTTCCTCAAGTCCATTAA